In Burkholderia sp. HI2500, the following are encoded in one genomic region:
- a CDS encoding response regulator has translation MKLLLVEDNAELAHWIVNLLRGEDFAVDSVGDGERADTVLKTERYDAVLLDMRLPGISGKEVLARLRRRNDNVPVLMLTAHGSVDDKVDCFGAGADDYVVKPFESRELVARIRALIRRQAGVGTTQLVCGDLVYAFGTREFRCGETVLALRRREHAILETLMLQQNKTVSKARLMDSVFALDDEPSADAIDIYIHRLRKHLAGSTAEIITLRGLGYILRMKSTQD, from the coding sequence ATGAAACTCCTGCTGGTCGAAGACAACGCCGAACTCGCGCACTGGATCGTGAACCTGCTGCGCGGCGAGGATTTTGCGGTCGATTCCGTCGGCGACGGCGAGCGCGCCGACACGGTGCTGAAGACCGAACGCTACGACGCGGTGCTGCTCGACATGCGCCTGCCCGGCATCAGCGGCAAGGAGGTGCTTGCGCGGTTGCGGCGCCGCAACGACAACGTGCCGGTGCTGATGCTGACCGCGCACGGCTCGGTGGACGACAAGGTCGACTGCTTCGGCGCGGGCGCCGACGATTACGTGGTGAAGCCGTTCGAATCGCGCGAGCTGGTTGCGCGGATTCGCGCGCTGATCCGCCGGCAGGCCGGCGTCGGCACGACGCAGCTCGTGTGCGGCGATCTCGTCTACGCATTCGGCACGCGCGAATTCCGCTGCGGCGAAACGGTGCTCGCGCTGCGCCGCCGCGAGCACGCGATCCTCGAAACGCTGATGCTGCAGCAGAACAAGACGGTGTCGAAGGCGCGCCTGATGGACAGCGTGTTCGCGCTCGACGACGAACCGAGCGCCGACGCGATCGACATCTACATCCACCGGCTGCGCAAGCATCTCGCGGGCAGCACGGCCGAAATCATCACGCTGCGCGGGCTCGGTTACATCCTGCGCATGAAGAGCACGCAGGACTGA
- a CDS encoding sensor histidine kinase produces the protein MAHSLRGRLLWWLLLPLAVFVLIAGAMSYDTARTTAALVQDSALVASARTIGEDVEWRNGLPVADVPPAALEIFESPSRDSVFYKVIDGHDRLLAGTPALDVPARHGVEPTLYDTSLDGVPLRAVAYDRQLYDEGQIETVTVVVAKTTRSHGAMVATIWRPQLVRLSLMLVLAMGLVYLGLTFEMRPLMKLKDDVADRGPMELEPIRPERLQHELRPIVDAINQCIARLNTHTATQRRFIADAAHQLRTPIAVLDTQIQYAQQRGNDDRELASVLDSMQRSSRKMADVTDKLLLLAHAEATPSTLLTHRVDLAAVVSSVLEETIVLAQRRDIDLGADLGERLDVAGSDSLLTALVMNLVDNAVRYTQPGGCVTVCGRRDGDAIVLDVVDNGPGIPAEARPHVFKRFYRVSADTEGSGLGLAIVREIAQAHGGSVSLAPGAGNRGIVVTVRLPAYD, from the coding sequence ATGGCGCACAGCCTGCGCGGACGGCTGCTGTGGTGGCTGCTGCTGCCGCTCGCGGTGTTCGTGCTGATCGCCGGCGCGATGTCGTACGACACCGCGCGGACCACGGCCGCGCTCGTGCAGGACAGCGCGCTCGTCGCGTCCGCGCGCACGATCGGCGAGGACGTCGAATGGCGCAACGGGTTGCCGGTCGCCGACGTGCCGCCGGCCGCGCTGGAGATCTTCGAATCGCCGTCGCGCGATTCGGTGTTCTACAAGGTGATCGACGGCCACGACCGCCTGCTCGCGGGCACGCCGGCGCTCGACGTGCCCGCGCGGCATGGCGTCGAGCCGACGCTGTACGACACGTCGCTCGACGGCGTGCCGTTGCGCGCGGTGGCCTACGATCGCCAGCTGTACGACGAGGGGCAGATCGAGACGGTGACGGTGGTCGTCGCGAAGACGACGCGTTCGCACGGCGCGATGGTCGCGACGATCTGGCGGCCGCAGCTGGTGCGCCTGTCGCTGATGCTGGTGCTCGCGATGGGGCTCGTGTACCTCGGCCTCACCTTCGAGATGCGGCCGCTGATGAAGCTGAAGGACGACGTGGCCGACCGCGGGCCGATGGAGCTGGAGCCGATCCGCCCCGAGCGGTTGCAGCACGAGCTGCGGCCGATCGTCGACGCGATCAACCAGTGCATCGCGCGGCTCAACACGCACACGGCCACGCAGCGCCGCTTCATCGCGGATGCCGCACACCAGCTGCGCACGCCGATCGCGGTGCTCGATACGCAGATCCAGTACGCGCAGCAGCGCGGCAACGACGATCGTGAGCTCGCGTCGGTGCTCGACAGCATGCAGCGCAGCAGCCGCAAGATGGCCGACGTGACCGACAAGCTGCTCCTGCTCGCGCATGCGGAGGCGACGCCGTCGACGCTGCTGACCCATCGCGTCGATCTCGCGGCCGTGGTGTCGAGCGTGCTCGAGGAAACGATCGTGCTCGCGCAGCGACGCGATATCGATCTCGGGGCCGACCTCGGCGAACGGCTCGACGTCGCGGGCAGCGACAGCCTGCTGACCGCGCTGGTGATGAACCTCGTCGACAACGCGGTGCGCTACACGCAGCCCGGCGGCTGCGTGACGGTCTGCGGCCGCCGCGACGGCGACGCGATCGTGCTCGACGTGGTCGACAACGGCCCCGGCATCCCGGCCGAAGCGCGCCCGCACGTGTTCAAGCGGTTCTACCGCGTGTCGGCCGACACCGAAGGCTCGGGCCTCGGGCTCGCGATCGTCCGCGAGATCGCGCAGGCGCACGGCGGCAGCGTGTCGCTCGCGCCGGGGGCCGGCAATCGCGGTATCGTCGTAACCGTGCGGCTGCCCGCCTACGATTGA